A genome region from Leifsonia sp. Root112D2 includes the following:
- a CDS encoding substrate-binding domain-containing protein produces MKFTAPRSLSKRLLAAGSIAAVAALAFTGCQPDSGSSGGTGGGSGEVGISLIVKTTTNPYFVAMDDAAKAAAKKDGVKLTLAAGKKDGDATTQIQAIEDSISRGDKGILITPTDETVNSAIAKARKAGIYVIALDTAPNPADAVDITFATDNRAAGVAIGKWTAAQLDGKKAIIGLVDLFDNQVASVDYDRDQGFLKGMGIPLGDPNKNGDEAKTGKYTGGMGGDYVIAGSQASNGDQADARTAMETLLSKNPNINVVYAINEPAAYGAYQALQAAGKEKGTLLVTIDGGCTGVKEVGEGIFGATSQQYPSKMAELGMAAIVKLAKTGEKPKTSDGLDFFNTGSQLVTDKSVDGLKSITSAEGSKICWGK; encoded by the coding sequence ATGAAATTCACGGCACCACGCTCTCTGTCGAAGCGGCTGCTCGCAGCCGGTTCCATCGCGGCCGTCGCCGCGCTCGCCTTCACCGGGTGCCAGCCCGACTCCGGTTCCTCGGGCGGCACGGGTGGCGGTTCCGGCGAGGTCGGCATCTCGCTCATCGTGAAGACGACCACCAACCCCTACTTCGTCGCCATGGATGACGCCGCCAAGGCCGCAGCGAAGAAGGACGGCGTGAAGCTCACGCTGGCCGCTGGCAAGAAGGACGGCGACGCCACCACCCAGATTCAGGCGATCGAGGACTCGATCTCGCGCGGCGACAAGGGCATTCTCATCACGCCGACCGACGAGACCGTCAACTCGGCCATCGCCAAGGCGCGCAAGGCAGGCATCTACGTGATCGCGCTCGACACGGCGCCGAACCCCGCGGATGCCGTCGACATCACCTTCGCCACCGACAACCGTGCCGCGGGGGTGGCGATCGGCAAGTGGACCGCCGCGCAGCTCGATGGCAAGAAAGCCATTATCGGTCTGGTCGACCTGTTCGACAACCAGGTGGCGAGCGTCGACTACGACCGCGACCAGGGATTCCTCAAGGGCATGGGTATTCCGCTCGGCGACCCGAACAAGAACGGCGACGAGGCCAAGACCGGCAAATACACCGGTGGTATGGGTGGCGACTACGTGATAGCAGGCAGCCAGGCCTCCAACGGTGACCAGGCGGATGCCCGCACCGCGATGGAGACGCTGCTGTCGAAGAACCCGAACATCAACGTGGTCTACGCCATCAACGAGCCGGCCGCGTATGGGGCATACCAGGCGCTGCAGGCCGCTGGCAAGGAAAAGGGCACGCTGCTGGTGACCATCGACGGTGGCTGCACCGGCGTCAAGGAGGTCGGGGAGGGCATCTTCGGCGCGACCAGCCAGCAGTACCCGTCGAAGATGGCGGAGCTCGGAATGGCCGCGATCGTGAAGCTTGCCAAGACGGGTGAGAAGCCGAAGACATCCGATGGTCTCGACTTCTTCAACACCGGATCGCAGCTGGTCACCGACAAGAGCGTCGACGGGCTCAAGAGCATCACGAGCGCCGAAGGCTCGAAGATCTGCTGGGGCAAGTAA
- a CDS encoding nucleoside/nucleotide kinase family protein, with product MTTQSRISSAQIPDLVDQIRRRAEESGIRQIIGIVGAPGAGKSTLADLIGAQLGPQNCAVVPMDGFHLANAVIEGTPLQSRKGAIDTFDVGGYLSLLARLRANDEPVVYAPSYRRGLEEPLAASIAVPQSTMFVLTEGNYLLADEQPWNRIRGLLDETWFIDRGRDARIAQLIGRHMEFGMDAARAAEWANGSDEVNARLVESTRERADHVIRL from the coding sequence GTGACAACGCAGTCTCGGATCTCATCCGCGCAGATTCCCGATCTGGTCGATCAGATTCGTCGTCGCGCCGAGGAATCGGGCATCCGACAGATCATCGGCATCGTCGGCGCTCCCGGCGCAGGCAAGTCGACCCTGGCCGATCTCATCGGAGCGCAGCTCGGTCCCCAGAACTGCGCCGTCGTGCCCATGGATGGCTTTCACCTGGCCAACGCGGTCATCGAGGGAACGCCGCTGCAATCCCGCAAGGGCGCCATCGACACCTTCGACGTCGGCGGCTACCTCTCGCTGCTCGCCCGCCTGCGAGCGAACGACGAGCCGGTCGTGTACGCGCCGTCATACCGGCGGGGCCTGGAGGAGCCGCTGGCGGCATCCATCGCGGTGCCGCAGTCGACGATGTTCGTGCTCACGGAGGGCAATTACCTGCTCGCCGATGAGCAGCCGTGGAATCGCATCCGAGGGCTTCTCGACGAGACGTGGTTCATCGATCGTGGTCGGGATGCCCGCATCGCCCAGCTCATCGGGCGCCACATGGAGTTCGGAATGGATGCGGCGCGCGCCGCAGAATGGGCGAACGGTTCGGACGAGGTCAACGCCCGCCTCGTGGAATCGACGCGCGAGCGCGCCGACCACGTGATCAGGCTGTAG
- a CDS encoding OsmC family protein — MSLTDVTTASVPAVSAEERATRLTEAGAAWGERITANPASAQLTYTVKGQGEGSVASTITAGKHSFTVDEPAALAGDDVAASPVEFALGALISCQIVVYRLYAQNLGIEIDSITAKAEGDLDVKGLFGIDASVRPGFSAIRLAINVTGPESDERYAELHAAVDAHCPVLDLFANATPVEVTLVAN, encoded by the coding sequence GTGTCTCTCACCGACGTCACCACCGCATCCGTTCCCGCCGTCAGCGCAGAGGAACGAGCAACCCGATTGACTGAGGCGGGCGCGGCGTGGGGCGAGCGCATCACCGCGAACCCGGCGAGCGCGCAGCTCACGTACACGGTCAAGGGCCAGGGCGAGGGCTCGGTGGCCAGCACCATCACGGCCGGCAAGCACAGCTTCACCGTCGACGAGCCGGCCGCCCTTGCGGGCGATGACGTGGCGGCAAGCCCCGTGGAGTTCGCGCTCGGTGCGCTCATCTCCTGCCAGATCGTTGTCTACCGTCTCTACGCGCAGAACCTCGGAATCGAGATCGACTCGATCACCGCGAAGGCCGAGGGCGACCTGGATGTGAAGGGCCTGTTCGGCATCGACGCCTCGGTGCGCCCCGGCTTCTCCGCTATTCGGCTGGCCATCAACGTGACCGGCCCCGAGAGCGACGAGCGCTACGCAGAACTGCACGCCGCGGTCGACGCGCACTGCCCCGTGCTCGACCTGTTCGCGAACGCCACCCCGGTCGAGGTCACGCTCGTCGCCAACTGA
- a CDS encoding type II toxin-antitoxin system RelE/ParE family toxin, translated as MIVSFRHKGLKRFFESGSKAGIRPEHAARLQRQLAVLDNAVSIDDVPSTWQPHGLRGTTPSGRDVEGHCAIWVSGNWRLTFAFEGRDVILLDYMDYH; from the coding sequence GTGATCGTTTCTTTTCGACACAAGGGGCTCAAGCGATTCTTCGAGTCGGGGAGCAAAGCTGGAATCCGACCCGAACATGCCGCTCGACTCCAACGGCAATTGGCAGTACTGGACAATGCCGTGTCCATTGACGATGTCCCATCGACTTGGCAACCACATGGCTTGCGTGGGACGACACCATCGGGTCGCGATGTCGAAGGACACTGTGCGATTTGGGTGTCTGGAAACTGGAGGCTGACTTTTGCGTTCGAAGGCCGCGACGTCATTCTGCTCGACTACATGGACTATCACTGA
- a CDS encoding HigA family addiction module antitoxin, which yields MTRMYDPPHPGTLLEDYLGDVSLAEAARRLGVTRATLSRIRHGHAAVTADMAIRLSLLFNTSAELWLGMQNAYDLWTEQQRPRPEIAPLARAS from the coding sequence ATGACTCGAATGTATGACCCGCCGCACCCGGGCACGCTGCTTGAGGACTATCTCGGTGATGTGAGCTTGGCCGAAGCCGCGCGCCGGCTTGGGGTGACGCGCGCAACGTTGTCGCGCATCCGGCATGGACATGCGGCGGTCACCGCCGATATGGCGATTCGATTGAGCCTGTTGTTCAACACGAGCGCCGAGCTGTGGCTCGGCATGCAGAATGCGTACGATCTGTGGACAGAGCAGCAGAGACCTCGCCCGGAGATCGCGCCGCTCGCGCGAGCATCCTGA
- a CDS encoding ABC transporter permease → MSQQSTEANPPTNQLDLATEFLDRQTPLGRVRQMLHKYPALSPGIVIIVAIIVFGLLNPRFFYANNLSLITQQVAVVGTLAIAQTLVILTAGIDLSVGAIMVLVSMVMAQTASQNNVPAILALLIGLVVGLAAGALNGVLVTRLKLPPFIVTLGTLSIFLALTLLYSNSASVTGQSIPDLITGTGTTFSVGGVNITYGVVMMLVLYIVLAFILNTTAWGRHVYAVGDDPEAARLAGISVNRVLMSVYVTAGAIIAVGAWIQIGRADAASPNAGTDINLDSITAVVIGGTSLFGGRGTIWGSLLGALIVGVFRNGLALAGLDVLYQTLAVGILIIVAVSLDQWIRKVRK, encoded by the coding sequence GTGAGTCAGCAGAGTACTGAAGCGAACCCGCCCACCAACCAACTGGATCTCGCCACCGAGTTCCTCGACCGGCAGACACCGCTGGGCCGTGTGCGCCAGATGCTGCACAAGTACCCGGCGCTCAGCCCGGGCATCGTGATCATCGTGGCGATCATCGTGTTCGGCCTGCTTAACCCGAGGTTCTTCTACGCGAACAACCTCTCGCTCATCACCCAGCAGGTCGCCGTGGTGGGAACGCTCGCCATCGCACAGACACTCGTCATCCTGACCGCGGGCATCGACCTCTCGGTGGGCGCCATTATGGTGCTCGTCTCGATGGTGATGGCCCAGACGGCCAGTCAGAATAACGTGCCCGCCATACTCGCGCTGCTGATCGGTCTCGTTGTGGGTCTCGCCGCAGGCGCCCTCAACGGCGTGCTCGTCACCCGGCTGAAACTTCCACCATTCATCGTCACACTGGGCACTCTGAGCATCTTTCTGGCGCTTACGCTGCTGTACTCGAACAGCGCCTCGGTGACGGGCCAGAGCATTCCGGATCTCATCACCGGCACCGGCACCACCTTCAGTGTCGGCGGGGTCAACATCACCTACGGCGTGGTGATGATGCTCGTGCTCTACATCGTGCTGGCGTTCATTCTGAACACCACCGCCTGGGGCAGGCACGTCTACGCGGTCGGTGACGACCCCGAGGCGGCGCGACTGGCCGGCATCAGCGTGAACCGCGTGCTCATGAGCGTCTACGTGACAGCGGGCGCCATCATCGCCGTCGGCGCCTGGATTCAAATCGGGCGAGCGGATGCTGCCAGCCCGAACGCGGGAACCGACATCAACCTCGACTCCATCACCGCCGTCGTCATCGGCGGCACCAGCCTCTTCGGCGGGCGCGGCACCATCTGGGGCTCCCTGCTCGGTGCCCTCATCGTCGGCGTCTTCCGCAACGGGCTCGCGCTTGCCGGACTCGACGTGCTCTACCAGACGCTCGCCGTCGGCATCCTCATCATCGTCGCTGTCTCCCTGGACCAGTGGATTCGAAAGGTACGCAAATGA
- a CDS encoding M50 family metallopeptidase — protein MLAILAAAAALSIPRASWQWFGLFTTLVHELGHAVAAILTGRVVRGIRLHRNHSGDALSTGRGGLGIVISGLFGYPAPALVGAALLVSVFRGYTAIALFAGGVILVLTLLVIRNLFGVLVVLASAAVSALLWFYATPVVQSYALLVLGTALLVGAVRGLATVIGVHIRHRNHLQSSDAYLLYRRTGVPSPVWLALFTILIAAALVAAVAAYVTRPGG, from the coding sequence ATGCTCGCCATCCTCGCCGCGGCGGCCGCGCTCAGCATCCCCCGCGCCAGCTGGCAGTGGTTCGGCCTCTTCACCACGCTCGTGCACGAGCTGGGCCACGCGGTCGCCGCGATTCTCACGGGGCGGGTGGTGCGTGGCATCCGGCTGCATCGCAATCATTCGGGCGACGCGCTCAGCACGGGGCGCGGCGGCCTCGGCATCGTGATCAGTGGCCTGTTCGGATACCCGGCTCCCGCCCTCGTGGGCGCCGCCCTGCTCGTCAGCGTCTTTCGCGGATACACCGCCATCGCCCTGTTCGCCGGCGGAGTCATACTGGTGCTCACCCTGCTGGTGATCCGCAACCTGTTCGGCGTTCTCGTGGTGCTCGCCTCCGCGGCGGTCAGCGCGTTGCTCTGGTTCTACGCGACGCCGGTGGTGCAGAGCTACGCGCTGCTCGTGCTGGGCACGGCCCTGCTCGTCGGCGCCGTGCGCGGCCTCGCCACGGTGATCGGCGTGCACATTCGCCACCGCAACCACCTGCAGTCGTCGGATGCCTACCTGCTGTACCGCAGAACCGGCGTGCCGTCGCCCGTGTGGCTGGCCCTGTTCACCATCCTGATCGCCGCCGCCCTCGTGGCCGCGGTCGCCGCGTACGTCACGCGGCCCGGCGGGTGA
- a CDS encoding DEAD/DEAH box helicase: MPSSDLPFVDAAHIRKLVGVGAFERARPYARGGAVLDLNWIADAGRLTAVVQGTANLPYRCQVTLEPTGRDGYRPVDSACDCPMREDCKHVAAALLTANARRVTAEHDATAAAAARAPASDAPGPRNPAPTPGWKSTLSAVTPGRAHGPGGASALRGTGSGTGADSGNGSAPLGVQFELREKSRRDRGRWQRTSAVTVAATANTPADRLRVTLRPVTLSASGRWVAGGLSWSSMQFQLNRMSLDERQVRWFGQLAALARTQASVYTGSDADRLVLDDYPSPLLWRLFGEAQRLGIQLVGGGKGAGLTVATQAAIGLDAASAEDGTLTLSPTVRFDETAVDAETVRSIADHGLYAVAWEHASGAVPQLQLGPTDAPLTAEHRRLLAAGPIEVPAAEVPEFYADFFPALSRLVPISTTDAQLQLPELVPPLLVVTTTFLAEHVVKLGWEWEYRSGDRTVRHPLETPGESRGRMTRAAAAGRDAPFEQHTLAAVVAALAGFTTPARAGNTLRDIEAAEFTEHALPVLESLPGVRVDIVGERPDYRELHDAPTLRVTTMETEQRDWFDLGVLVEIEGRQVPFAPLFSALSKGLPKLLLIDKTYLSLKQPVFDRLRELIMEAQSLDEWETGPRINRYQAALWAEFEDLADESEQAVTWRESVGGLLKYLQTDATPGENPGAAPGALPGLTEELPSGLNATLRPYQHDGYAWLTFLWRHALGGVLADDMGLGKTVQTLALVAHARTAAPFLVVAPTSVVANWVSEAERFTPGLTVASITQTQAKSGTPLAETIAGADIVVTSYTLFRLDFDEYQKQQWAGLILDEAQFVKNHASRAHRCARDLDAPFKLAVTGTPMENNLTELWSMFDIVAPGLFPSLRRFTEDYVRPIAAAASPTQATPAAHGAELLARLRRRIRPLMLRRTKELVAPELPAKQEQVLQIELAPRHRRIYDTVLQRERQKLLQLLDDDLDSSRFIVFRSLTLLRMLSLDASLIDEAYASVPSSKLDALLEQLEDVLAEGHRALIFSQFTTYLRKVATRLEERGVDYAYLDGSTTTRQKVIDGFKQGSAPVFLVSLKAGGFGLNLTEADYVFLLDPWWNPASEAQAIDRTHRIGQTKNVMVYRLVATGTIEEKVMALKAQKAQLFDAVLDADAAFGSALTADDIRGLLE, from the coding sequence ATGCCGAGCTCCGACCTCCCCTTCGTGGATGCGGCGCACATTCGCAAGTTGGTGGGCGTCGGCGCGTTCGAGCGGGCGCGACCATACGCGCGTGGCGGAGCTGTGCTCGACCTCAACTGGATTGCGGATGCCGGTCGACTCACCGCGGTCGTGCAGGGCACCGCCAACCTCCCCTACCGCTGCCAGGTCACCCTGGAGCCGACCGGTCGTGACGGCTATCGCCCGGTCGATTCTGCCTGCGACTGCCCAATGCGCGAGGACTGCAAGCATGTGGCCGCCGCCCTGCTCACCGCTAACGCCCGCCGCGTCACCGCCGAGCACGACGCGACGGCGGCCGCGGCTGCGAGGGCGCCCGCATCGGATGCCCCCGGGCCACGCAACCCCGCCCCCACCCCCGGCTGGAAATCGACGCTCTCTGCCGTGACGCCGGGGCGCGCGCACGGGCCGGGCGGGGCATCCGCTCTTCGCGGCACCGGCAGTGGCACCGGCGCAGACTCGGGCAACGGTTCGGCCCCGCTTGGCGTGCAGTTCGAGCTGCGCGAGAAGTCGCGGCGCGACCGCGGGCGCTGGCAGCGCACCTCCGCGGTGACGGTGGCGGCCACCGCGAATACTCCGGCCGACCGGCTGCGCGTCACGCTGCGCCCGGTGACCCTCAGCGCGAGCGGCCGTTGGGTGGCCGGCGGCCTCAGCTGGTCGTCGATGCAGTTCCAGCTGAACCGCATGAGCCTCGACGAGCGCCAGGTGCGCTGGTTCGGCCAGCTTGCCGCGCTGGCCCGCACGCAGGCCAGCGTCTACACGGGCAGCGACGCCGACCGTCTCGTTCTCGACGACTACCCGAGCCCACTGCTCTGGCGGCTCTTCGGCGAGGCGCAGCGGCTCGGCATCCAGCTGGTGGGCGGAGGCAAGGGTGCGGGACTCACCGTGGCGACCCAGGCCGCGATCGGCCTCGACGCGGCATCCGCAGAGGATGGCACGCTCACGCTCAGCCCGACCGTGCGCTTCGACGAGACCGCCGTCGACGCCGAAACCGTGCGATCCATTGCCGACCACGGCCTGTACGCGGTCGCCTGGGAGCACGCCTCGGGCGCGGTTCCCCAGCTGCAACTCGGCCCGACGGATGCGCCGCTCACCGCCGAGCACCGCCGCCTGCTCGCGGCTGGGCCCATCGAGGTTCCGGCCGCCGAGGTGCCCGAGTTCTACGCCGACTTCTTTCCTGCACTCAGCAGGCTGGTGCCGATTTCGACGACGGATGCGCAGCTTCAGCTTCCCGAACTCGTGCCGCCACTGCTCGTGGTCACCACTACATTCCTTGCGGAGCATGTAGTGAAGCTCGGCTGGGAGTGGGAGTACCGCAGCGGGGATCGCACCGTGCGGCATCCGCTGGAGACACCCGGTGAATCTCGGGGCAGGATGACGCGCGCCGCGGCCGCCGGGCGGGATGCGCCGTTCGAGCAGCACACGCTGGCCGCCGTCGTCGCGGCGTTGGCCGGCTTCACCACACCGGCGCGAGCCGGCAACACCCTGCGCGACATCGAGGCTGCCGAATTCACCGAGCATGCGCTGCCCGTGCTCGAGTCCCTGCCCGGCGTGCGCGTCGACATCGTTGGCGAGCGGCCCGACTACCGTGAACTGCACGACGCACCGACGCTGCGGGTGACCACGATGGAGACCGAGCAGCGCGACTGGTTCGACCTGGGCGTGCTCGTGGAGATCGAAGGCAGGCAGGTGCCGTTCGCGCCGCTGTTCAGCGCGCTTTCCAAGGGCCTGCCCAAGTTGCTGCTCATCGACAAGACGTACCTGTCGCTCAAGCAGCCCGTGTTCGACCGACTGCGTGAGCTCATCATGGAGGCCCAGTCGCTCGACGAGTGGGAGACCGGGCCTCGCATCAACCGGTATCAGGCCGCGCTCTGGGCCGAGTTCGAAGATCTCGCCGACGAGTCCGAGCAGGCCGTCACCTGGCGCGAGAGCGTGGGCGGACTGCTCAAGTACCTGCAAACGGATGCGACGCCCGGTGAGAACCCCGGCGCTGCCCCCGGCGCGCTCCCCGGGCTCACCGAAGAACTGCCCTCGGGCCTCAACGCAACCCTGCGCCCGTACCAGCACGACGGCTACGCCTGGCTTACATTCCTCTGGCGGCATGCGCTCGGCGGCGTGCTGGCCGACGACATGGGCCTCGGCAAGACCGTGCAGACGCTGGCTCTGGTCGCGCACGCGCGCACGGCCGCGCCCTTTCTCGTGGTCGCTCCCACCTCCGTGGTAGCCAACTGGGTCAGCGAGGCCGAGCGGTTCACGCCGGGGCTCACCGTCGCATCCATCACCCAGACGCAGGCCAAAAGCGGCACGCCGTTGGCCGAGACCATCGCGGGCGCCGACATCGTCGTCACCTCGTACACGCTGTTCCGCCTCGACTTCGACGAGTACCAGAAGCAACAGTGGGCCGGCCTCATTCTGGACGAGGCGCAGTTCGTCAAGAACCACGCCTCCCGCGCGCACCGCTGCGCCCGCGACCTCGACGCCCCGTTCAAACTGGCCGTCACGGGAACACCGATGGAGAACAATCTCACCGAGCTCTGGTCGATGTTCGACATCGTGGCGCCCGGGCTCTTTCCCTCGCTACGCCGCTTCACCGAGGACTACGTACGCCCGATCGCGGCCGCCGCGAGCCCCACGCAGGCCACGCCGGCCGCGCACGGAGCCGAGCTGCTTGCGCGGCTGCGCCGTCGCATCCGGCCGCTGATGCTGCGCCGCACCAAGGAGCTCGTCGCGCCCGAGCTGCCCGCCAAGCAGGAGCAGGTGCTGCAGATCGAGCTGGCCCCGCGGCACCGCAGAATCTACGACACGGTGCTGCAGCGCGAGCGCCAGAAGCTGTTGCAACTGCTCGATGACGACCTCGACAGCAGCCGGTTCATCGTGTTCCGCTCGCTGACGCTGCTGCGCATGCTGAGCCTGGATGCCTCCCTCATCGACGAGGCATACGCATCCGTGCCGTCGAGCAAGCTGGATGCCCTGCTCGAGCAGCTGGAGGACGTGCTGGCGGAGGGCCATCGCGCGTTGATCTTCAGCCAGTTCACGACGTATCTGCGCAAGGTGGCGACCCGGCTCGAGGAGCGCGGCGTCGACTACGCGTATCTCGACGGCTCCACCACGACGCGCCAGAAGGTCATCGACGGTTTCAAACAGGGCAGCGCCCCTGTGTTCCTGGTGAGTCTGAAGGCCGGCGGCTTCGGACTCAACCTCACCGAGGCCGACTACGTTTTTCTGCTCGACCCGTGGTGGAACCCGGCGAGCGAGGCGCAGGCCATCGACCGCACCCACCGCATCGGCCAGACCAAGAACGTGATGGTCTATCGGCTCGTGGCCACCGGCACCATCGAGGAGAAGGTGATGGCGCTCAAGGCGCAGAAGGCGCAGCTCTTTGACGCTGTTCTCGACGCGGATGCCGCGTTCGGTTCCGCGCTGACGGCCGACGACATCCGCGGGCTGCTCGAGTAG
- a CDS encoding MBL fold metallo-hydrolase: MEPTSTAQFEASKNGSVPPLEQLRDDVFALAVPMPRGHIPYSFQYLLKDADGGIHVIDPGWETDDNWQLFVSALATMAAQLRDVRSIVATHLHPDHLAMAGRMREATGAPLALHHAEQDALDAQHLTRWSEESLARQLDDWQVPDARRGEFAQFAGSAPAAPSIVCDTTVADGDRLDIPGFDLTVMWTPGHTHGSICLRDDARSIMFTGDHLLPTMHPGLGLGGPTASNALSDYLDGLERISRYPAHEALPGHGYRFAGLADRANQSAEHHLRRSREVAQLLESDPQLPIWQIASRLTWTAGWQNLTGFFVYSALSQTSMHRDYVALQAARPAAL; the protein is encoded by the coding sequence GTGGAACCCACGAGCACCGCACAATTCGAGGCGTCGAAGAATGGATCGGTGCCGCCACTCGAGCAGCTTCGCGATGATGTCTTCGCTCTGGCCGTGCCGATGCCCCGCGGGCACATCCCGTACTCCTTTCAGTACCTGCTGAAGGATGCCGATGGCGGCATTCACGTCATCGACCCCGGCTGGGAGACCGACGACAACTGGCAGCTGTTCGTCTCCGCGCTTGCCACCATGGCCGCGCAGTTGCGCGACGTGAGGTCCATTGTTGCGACCCACCTGCATCCGGATCACCTGGCCATGGCCGGCCGCATGCGTGAGGCCACCGGCGCCCCGCTCGCGTTGCACCACGCGGAACAGGATGCGCTCGACGCGCAGCACCTGACTCGCTGGAGTGAAGAATCGCTGGCGCGCCAACTGGACGACTGGCAGGTTCCGGATGCTCGGCGCGGCGAATTCGCGCAATTCGCCGGCAGCGCCCCTGCCGCACCCTCCATCGTCTGCGATACGACGGTCGCCGACGGCGACAGGCTGGACATCCCGGGCTTCGATCTGACGGTGATGTGGACGCCCGGCCACACGCACGGCAGCATCTGCCTGCGAGACGACGCGCGGTCGATCATGTTCACCGGCGATCACCTGCTGCCAACGATGCATCCGGGGCTGGGGCTCGGCGGCCCGACCGCCTCCAACGCCCTGAGCGACTACCTTGACGGCCTCGAGCGCATCAGCCGGTACCCCGCCCACGAGGCGCTACCCGGGCACGGCTACCGCTTCGCTGGCCTGGCCGACAGGGCCAACCAATCGGCCGAGCACCATCTGCGGCGCTCCCGGGAGGTGGCCCAGCTACTCGAATCCGACCCGCAGCTGCCGATCTGGCAGATCGCCTCGCGCCTCACCTGGACGGCCGGCTGGCAGAACCTCACGGGGTTCTTCGTCTACTCGGCCTTGTCGCAGACATCCATGCACCGCGACTACGTGGCGCTGCAGGCGGCGCGACCGGCGGCGCTCTAA
- a CDS encoding FadR/GntR family transcriptional regulator, translated as MADTRRAWEVVLETIETELLSGRLKPGDHLPPERTLAADLRVGRSSVREAIRVLEVLGLVRTATGSGPHSGAIIVATPSGGMSALMRLQVAAQGFPVADVVRTRLLLETAVAADLAERADASGASAELEAATQLLDAMDSPSLTQPEFLALDAQFHVALAEASENQVVTAMMAGLRNSIEGYVLAGAPALPDWDATVTRLRHEHRGILSAIEAADVALARTRIHDHITGYYAESHLTGPSAHPLSLPETT; from the coding sequence ATGGCGGACACCAGACGCGCCTGGGAGGTCGTGCTCGAGACCATCGAGACCGAACTGCTCAGCGGGCGCCTCAAGCCGGGCGATCATCTGCCGCCCGAGCGCACCCTTGCCGCCGATCTGAGGGTCGGCCGCTCTTCGGTGCGCGAGGCGATCCGTGTGCTCGAGGTGCTCGGTCTGGTGCGCACCGCCACCGGATCGGGGCCACACTCCGGCGCGATCATCGTGGCCACGCCCTCCGGCGGCATGAGCGCGCTCATGCGCCTGCAGGTCGCCGCCCAGGGATTCCCCGTGGCCGATGTGGTGCGCACCCGCCTGCTTCTCGAGACGGCGGTGGCCGCGGATCTCGCCGAGCGCGCCGACGCGAGCGGCGCATCCGCTGAGCTGGAAGCGGCCACTCAGCTGCTCGACGCCATGGATTCCCCCTCTCTCACGCAGCCTGAGTTTCTTGCGCTCGACGCGCAGTTCCATGTGGCGCTGGCGGAGGCATCCGAAAATCAGGTGGTCACGGCCATGATGGCGGGCCTGCGCAATTCGATCGAGGGCTACGTGCTGGCCGGTGCCCCCGCGCTGCCCGACTGGGACGCGACGGTCACGCGCCTGCGCCACGAGCACCGTGGCATCCTGTCGGCGATCGAAGCGGCGGATGTCGCACTCGCCCGCACGCGCATCCACGACCACATCACCGGCTACTACGCCGAGTCACACCTGACCGGCCCCTCCGCCCATCCCCTCTCGCTCCCTGAGACGACGTGA
- a CDS encoding cation transporter, which produces MTLPPTADPGAALLRRGKALEWFTLAWNIVGVIVLAVLAITASSVALAGFGLDSFIEIGASTVVLWELSGTGEARQRRALRLIGVAFILLALYLLAQSVVALLTAHHASPSVGGIIWTAVTALIMFTLAALKARTGRALNNPVLVTEGRVTFIDGLLAVAVLLGITLNFALGWWWADTVAGFVIVYYAVREAIHIFRDEQ; this is translated from the coding sequence ATGACTCTTCCCCCTACCGCCGATCCCGGCGCGGCCCTTCTGAGGCGGGGCAAGGCCCTCGAGTGGTTCACGCTGGCCTGGAACATCGTGGGGGTGATCGTGCTCGCCGTGCTCGCGATCACGGCGTCGTCGGTGGCTCTCGCCGGGTTCGGGCTGGACAGTTTCATCGAGATCGGCGCCTCCACGGTGGTGCTGTGGGAGCTGTCTGGCACGGGCGAAGCCCGCCAGCGGCGCGCACTGCGGTTGATCGGCGTGGCGTTCATCCTGCTGGCGCTCTATCTTCTCGCCCAGTCCGTCGTGGCACTTCTCACCGCCCACCACGCTTCGCCCAGCGTCGGCGGAATCATCTGGACGGCCGTGACGGCCCTCATCATGTTCACCCTCGCCGCGCTCAAAGCGCGCACCGGGCGGGCGCTGAACAACCCGGTGCTGGTCACCGAGGGGCGCGTGACGTTCATCGACGGGCTGCTCGCCGTGGCCGTTCTGCTCGGCATCACCCTGAATTTCGCACTCGGATGGTGGTGGGCAGACACTGTGGCCGGGTTCGTGATCGTCTACTACGCGGTGCGCGAAGCCATCCACATCTTTCGAGACGAGCAGTAG